A portion of the Sphaerochaeta pleomorpha str. Grapes genome contains these proteins:
- a CDS encoding recombinase family protein, producing MAKVRIIPAKKIITNNRNNPHSTKRRVAGYARVSTDSDEQFTSYEAQIEYYTEFIKSRPDWEFIKVYTDEGVSGTSTNRREGFKQMINDALLGEIDLIVTKSVSRFARNTVDSLTTIRMLKEKNVECYFEKENIWTFDGKGELLITIMSSIAQEESRSISENTTWGKRKQAKDGKVSVPYSNFLGYDKGPDGNMVVNEEQAELVRLIYALFLQGKSPNGIAEILTEKNIPSPGRGKQWVSSCIKSILQNEKYIGDALLQKSFTVDFLTHKQKVNEGEVPQYYVEDHHEPIVSKEMFALVQNEMKRRDGMPGRRNRRRMLSGRILCAQCGSWFGEKKWHPNSKYQKVVWQCNGKYDKAHSQCTSGNLIEQDVQRMFVVAVNRLLKDSSSILETQKLVYDTVFDTAGLERERTALIADMSVTAELMERMSSGQPSSRSNGYTHTQEYQALQIRYEQAEKRKEELDNTIQDKVAKKALATSFFDNLKKQNSQVVRFDEDLWSGLVDHLKVHSPNDVRFIFRDGSEIKVDLSEEEKKRPPLTEKQMTEISSLRRDGMSYAKIGEKLNLPRGQVRSFCLSRTSGNEAAVQEDGEHVLCKTCGKELEHTPGFRKKIFCSDGCRQDWWNRYAKFKAGEGRATNKVTCQNCGETFVTYGTNRKYCSRKCYSEHRGQEGDSRD from the coding sequence ATGGCAAAGGTAAGGATAATTCCAGCAAAGAAAATCATAACAAACAATCGCAACAACCCCCATTCAACGAAAAGAAGGGTCGCAGGCTATGCCCGGGTTTCGACTGACAGTGATGAACAATTCACCAGTTATGAAGCCCAGATCGAGTACTATACCGAATTCATCAAGAGTCGTCCTGATTGGGAATTCATCAAGGTTTATACCGATGAAGGCGTGAGTGGGACCAGCACCAATCGCAGGGAAGGCTTCAAGCAGATGATAAACGACGCCTTATTGGGAGAGATCGATCTTATCGTCACAAAATCGGTAAGCCGGTTTGCCAGAAATACTGTAGACAGCCTGACCACCATTCGCATGCTCAAGGAGAAGAATGTAGAATGCTACTTCGAGAAGGAAAACATTTGGACCTTCGACGGAAAAGGTGAATTATTGATAACCATCATGAGCTCAATCGCACAGGAAGAAAGCCGGTCGATCTCCGAAAACACCACATGGGGTAAGCGAAAGCAAGCCAAGGATGGCAAGGTTTCAGTTCCCTACAGCAACTTCCTTGGGTATGACAAAGGGCCTGATGGAAACATGGTCGTGAATGAGGAACAAGCTGAATTGGTAAGACTCATCTACGCTCTGTTCCTTCAGGGAAAGAGCCCGAATGGGATCGCCGAGATTCTCACCGAGAAAAACATCCCCTCACCCGGACGTGGGAAACAATGGGTTTCCTCCTGCATAAAGAGTATCCTGCAGAATGAAAAATACATCGGTGATGCCTTGTTGCAAAAAAGCTTCACCGTAGATTTCCTTACCCACAAGCAGAAGGTGAACGAAGGTGAGGTACCTCAGTACTATGTGGAAGACCATCATGAACCGATCGTATCCAAAGAAATGTTTGCTCTAGTCCAGAACGAGATGAAACGGCGCGATGGAATGCCTGGCAGACGAAACCGCCGGAGAATGCTTTCAGGACGAATCCTCTGTGCCCAGTGCGGATCTTGGTTTGGAGAGAAGAAATGGCATCCAAACAGCAAATATCAGAAAGTGGTTTGGCAATGCAATGGGAAATATGATAAGGCACACTCCCAATGTACCTCAGGCAACTTGATAGAACAGGATGTCCAGAGAATGTTCGTTGTAGCAGTCAACAGACTACTGAAGGATTCATCCAGCATTCTTGAAACACAGAAACTTGTCTACGATACGGTTTTCGATACCGCTGGTCTGGAAAGGGAAAGGACGGCACTCATAGCTGACATGAGTGTTACAGCCGAACTCATGGAGCGTATGTCGAGCGGACAACCCAGCTCAAGATCCAATGGATATACCCATACTCAAGAGTATCAAGCACTACAGATACGATATGAGCAGGCTGAGAAACGTAAAGAGGAGCTCGACAATACTATCCAGGACAAGGTAGCCAAAAAAGCACTTGCAACTTCATTCTTCGATAATCTCAAGAAACAGAATAGCCAGGTCGTGCGTTTTGATGAGGACCTATGGAGCGGACTGGTTGATCATCTCAAGGTGCATTCTCCAAATGATGTCCGATTCATCTTCCGCGATGGATCTGAAATCAAGGTTGACTTATCCGAAGAGGAAAAGAAACGCCCTCCTCTCACAGAGAAACAGATGACTGAGATCAGCAGTCTTCGGCGAGATGGAATGTCTTATGCGAAGATCGGAGAAAAGCTGAACCTTCCTCGTGGACAGGTTCGCAGCTTCTGCCTTTCCAGAACTTCGGGGAATGAGGCTGCTGTACAAGAAGATGGAGAGCATGTGCTCTGCAAGACTTGCGGAAAAGAGCTAGAGCATACCCCCGGGTTTAGGAAAAAGATTTTTTGCTCGGACGGCTGCAGGCAGGATTGGTGGAATCGGTATGCAAAATTCAAAGCCGGCGAAGGACGGGCTACAAACAAAGTTACTTGTCAAAACTGTGGCGAGACGTTTGTGACCTACGGCACCAACCGAAAATATTGCAGCCGAAAGTGCTATTCCGAGCACAGGGGGCAAGAAGGAGATTCAAGGGACTGA
- a CDS encoding recombinase family protein, which yields MRTIKLIQKPKQLATKNRKKRVAAYARVSTVHERQEHSLESQVDHYKRLIQANPEWEYQGIYIDDGVSGTQISGRTQFQELITKCEQGMIDIVLTKSISRFARNTVDLLETVRRLKELNIDVRFEKENIETISSTGEFLLTVLASFAQEESRSTSENLRWGVRKRYEKGISLHHRVYGYRWTGKELVIEPMTAKVVRKIFRDYLKGKSMKRIADELNNRSILHFGKPFNDVAIHTILHNERYIGDTLLQKTYCVDFMSQPRKKNRGEHPMYYVEDTHPPIIKREIFEAVSREIDRRRELGVYNMPKVSRRCFTGKIICEKCGNNYIRTYKTPTNANWRCKSNRRDGIKGCRSIGINEEQLKILSNFMLGIDEFDEQAFYKEVDHISGDGEGSYTFHFRDGRQINRFWPSREKAYKAAIDRRRKTNDNGAHAWQR from the coding sequence GTGAGAACAATTAAGCTGATACAAAAACCAAAGCAACTGGCAACCAAAAATCGAAAAAAGCGAGTTGCAGCCTATGCACGGGTCTCTACGGTACATGAACGACAAGAGCATTCGCTTGAATCCCAGGTCGATCATTACAAGAGACTGATTCAAGCTAATCCTGAATGGGAATACCAGGGGATCTACATTGATGATGGCGTCTCTGGAACACAGATATCTGGCAGAACGCAATTCCAAGAACTCATCACCAAATGCGAGCAAGGCATGATTGATATTGTGCTGACGAAATCGATATCGCGATTTGCCAGAAACACGGTCGACTTGCTTGAGACTGTAAGGCGGTTGAAGGAACTCAACATCGATGTCAGGTTCGAGAAAGAAAATATTGAAACAATCTCGAGTACAGGAGAATTCCTTCTGACCGTCTTGGCATCATTTGCTCAAGAGGAAAGCAGAAGTACTTCTGAAAACCTCAGGTGGGGAGTCAGAAAGCGTTACGAGAAGGGAATCAGCCTGCATCACCGCGTCTATGGATACCGGTGGACCGGCAAGGAGCTCGTCATTGAACCGATGACCGCAAAGGTAGTGAGAAAGATATTCAGGGATTATCTGAAGGGAAAGTCGATGAAACGTATTGCAGACGAACTGAACAATCGTTCCATCCTACACTTTGGGAAACCTTTCAATGATGTGGCTATCCATACCATTCTACACAATGAGCGTTATATCGGTGATACCTTGCTCCAGAAAACGTATTGCGTGGATTTCATGTCCCAGCCCCGGAAGAAGAATCGCGGGGAGCATCCCATGTACTATGTCGAGGATACGCACCCACCGATCATCAAGCGGGAAATATTCGAAGCCGTCTCGAGAGAGATTGACCGTCGAAGAGAACTCGGGGTGTACAACATGCCGAAGGTGAGTCGGCGTTGTTTCACCGGTAAAATCATCTGCGAGAAATGCGGAAACAACTATATCCGGACTTACAAGACACCAACCAATGCGAATTGGAGATGCAAATCCAACCGAAGAGATGGAATCAAAGGATGCAGGAGCATCGGTATCAATGAGGAACAGTTGAAGATTCTGTCCAATTTCATGTTGGGGATCGACGAGTTTGATGAGCAAGCCTTTTACAAGGAGGTCGATCACATCTCCGGTGATGGAGAGGGCTCATATACCTTCCATTTTCGTGATGGACGGCAAATCAACCGGTTCTGGCCTTCCAGGGAAAAAGCCTATAAGGCAGCAATCGATAGAAGAAGAAAAACCAATGACAACGGAGCGCATGCATGGCAAAGGTAA
- a CDS encoding SHOCT domain-containing protein, which translates to MTKEQFKAEADYQMALLLIKNLFAQDLLTDEEFKTVQGKLIVRYQPIIGNLSP; encoded by the coding sequence ATGACAAAAGAGCAGTTCAAGGCAGAGGCCGATTACCAGATGGCTCTTTTGCTCATCAAGAATCTGTTTGCTCAGGACCTGTTGACTGACGAGGAATTCAAGACTGTCCAAGGAAAACTCATTGTTAGATACCAGCCAATAATTGGCAATCTATCTCCTTGA
- a CDS encoding DUF4105 domain-containing protein, giving the protein MSSSRLCSIFLVFLTLSSLFGASLRQEPMFTDPYASEKLLEGRNFLRDLAPGEAEPVKDLRISLVTTGRGDPLYSWFGHSGLVATNTSNNKSVMYDYGIFNFKDDFYRTFVLGRLSYEVWATSTPARIDLAIKENRDMTEIILDLPLSARLEVLKFLNYNIQEGPNTYLYHQYEENCSTRLRDIIDKATDGQLRAWSTSIPMEETIRMLVGRYTRTNPAIEWILDFLQSGSIDKPITLWEAMFLPQIFESALLGFTYINTEGNVMPLTTGRQILNMATGGIRERPLDSWTSYTIRFTLFGIGTAILTILLGGFQKTQFPIPLRRARRFVYGTINFLLYTTGGGLALLLTFMMIVSNHDVTYFNENIIFINPYLMLMGIQALRGGFGHNRPLVRFRRANMLMVIITITWMVMKLVFIDHLIQQNWHIVLTVLPLYLANSTIPFERLLIPRHRTIDDSDS; this is encoded by the coding sequence ATGTCCAGCAGCCGGTTGTGTTCAATCTTTCTGGTGTTCCTCACCCTCTCTTCGCTCTTTGGCGCCTCGTTACGCCAAGAACCTATGTTCACTGATCCGTATGCGTCAGAAAAACTTCTGGAAGGTAGAAACTTTCTGCGGGACCTGGCACCTGGTGAAGCCGAACCTGTGAAGGATTTGCGAATCTCGTTGGTGACAACGGGTCGGGGCGATCCGCTTTATAGTTGGTTCGGCCACTCGGGACTTGTGGCCACAAACACAAGTAACAACAAAAGCGTGATGTATGATTATGGAATTTTCAACTTCAAAGACGATTTCTACCGTACATTCGTGCTTGGTCGGCTCAGTTATGAGGTCTGGGCGACATCCACCCCGGCACGCATCGATCTCGCCATCAAAGAAAATAGGGATATGACCGAGATTATTCTTGACCTTCCTCTTTCAGCACGACTCGAGGTACTCAAATTCTTGAACTACAACATCCAGGAGGGTCCTAATACCTACCTGTATCATCAGTATGAGGAGAACTGTTCGACGAGGCTCCGCGATATTATCGACAAAGCGACTGACGGCCAACTTCGGGCTTGGTCCACCTCAATCCCAATGGAGGAGACGATTCGCATGCTCGTCGGTCGGTATACCCGAACAAACCCAGCAATCGAATGGATCCTTGACTTTCTCCAAAGCGGCTCGATTGATAAACCCATAACCCTATGGGAGGCTATGTTCCTCCCGCAAATTTTCGAATCGGCGCTCCTCGGGTTCACCTACATCAATACAGAGGGCAATGTTATGCCGTTGACCACCGGACGTCAAATCCTGAATATGGCAACTGGGGGGATACGGGAAAGGCCACTCGATTCCTGGACAAGTTATACCATTCGGTTCACCTTGTTTGGAATCGGCACCGCGATACTGACCATCCTCCTTGGAGGGTTCCAGAAGACTCAGTTCCCGATTCCGTTGCGCCGCGCACGACGATTCGTCTACGGTACAATCAATTTCCTTTTATACACTACAGGAGGTGGGCTGGCTCTCTTGCTTACGTTCATGATGATTGTCAGCAACCATGATGTGACTTACTTCAATGAGAACATCATTTTTATCAACCCGTATCTCATGTTGATGGGAATTCAGGCACTTCGCGGAGGATTCGGCCACAACCGCCCCCTCGTTCGATTCCGCCGGGCCAACATGTTGATGGTAATCATCACCATAACCTGGATGGTGATGAAGTTGGTATTCATCGACCATCTGATCCAGCAGAATTGGCATATTGTGCTCACCGTTCTCCCGCTCTATTTGGCAAATAGCACTATACCGTTCGAGCGACTCCTCATTCCTCGCCACCGTACCATCGACGATTCCGATTCCTAA
- a CDS encoding ArsR/SmtB family transcription factor, producing MKQKILERHPDVCSEYSINCRDNEGELRSSLFEVLGLSELFHVLADETRTKILFLLSKQELCVCDLAYLLEMSSPAISHHLRLLKMRHLVRARREGKQVFYTLDDEHVLALIKTSQEHYKEER from the coding sequence ATGAAACAAAAGATTCTTGAGCGACACCCAGATGTATGTTCAGAGTACAGCATAAACTGTAGGGATAACGAGGGTGAGCTTCGCAGTTCGCTCTTTGAGGTATTGGGGCTCTCGGAGTTATTCCACGTACTCGCCGATGAGACGCGAACGAAGATTCTTTTCTTGCTTTCCAAGCAAGAGTTGTGTGTTTGTGATCTTGCTTATCTATTGGAGATGTCTTCACCAGCGATTTCACACCATCTGCGATTGTTGAAGATGAGACACTTGGTTCGAGCACGACGGGAAGGCAAACAGGTGTTCTACACACTTGACGATGAGCATGTGCTGGCTCTGATCAAGACAAGTCAAGAACACTATAAGGAGGAGCGTTAA
- a CDS encoding heavy metal translocating P-type ATPase gives MSKKENMKKYRINGLDCAQCANEIESGLRKIEGFEDATVSFGTESIVIPESGLQTAQDVIARIEPDARIVGINVDSHTHTDHGHSHDHNGTSGDDENTGWRVVRMVLALVLTGAGIIFNETLHATQYQVAEYVVLLSAYLLVGGPVLLSAGRNILRGRLFDEMFLMSVATLGAIAIHELPEAVAVMLFYSIGEYIQDLAVGRSRRSISSLMDLRPDSARVISDDGMREVSPDVVEVGAIIEVRPGERIPLDGEVTQGESAVDTSALTGESVPRSVGIGDTVLSGFVNDSGTIRIRVTKPYKESSVSRILELVEDAAARKAPTEKFISKFASVYTPIVVGLAALVAFLPPLFVPGAVLSEWVYRALVVLVISCPCALVISVPLGYFGGIGGASRKGILIKGANYVDALRDVSTVVVDKTGTLTKGVFKVTKTVPRNGFTADDVLRLAASAEAHSTHPIARSIREAYKHNIDMETITDVKEEKGYGVIAHVGGRKVMAGSDRLLHRENIEHGDCDAEGTVVYVVLDKSYVGHLVIADEIKAEAAEAIADLRAAGVQRVVMLTGDNEAVARSVAEVVKVDLWYAGLLPEDKVRIVEQLSKELPKGQRLAFVGDGINDAPVLMRADVGFAMGALGSDAAIEAADVVLMDDKVNGIGSAIRVAKHTRSVVMQNISLALLVKFAFLALGAVGFATMWEAVIADVGVSLLAVLNSTRTLRYSRRIGDGPK, from the coding sequence ATGTCAAAGAAAGAAAATATGAAGAAGTATCGTATCAATGGTCTGGATTGTGCACAGTGTGCGAACGAGATCGAGTCGGGACTCCGTAAGATAGAGGGTTTTGAAGATGCGACGGTCAGCTTCGGAACCGAGTCGATTGTTATTCCTGAATCCGGCCTACAGACTGCCCAAGATGTGATCGCACGAATTGAACCGGATGCGCGAATCGTTGGCATCAATGTTGATTCACATACACATACCGACCATGGCCACTCCCACGATCATAACGGAACTTCTGGAGATGACGAAAATACAGGTTGGCGTGTTGTACGTATGGTGCTAGCCCTCGTTCTTACTGGAGCTGGAATCATCTTCAATGAGACCCTTCATGCGACGCAGTATCAGGTGGCCGAGTACGTTGTCCTCCTTTCCGCATATCTGCTCGTCGGCGGACCGGTGCTGCTGAGTGCAGGAAGGAATATTCTTCGAGGTCGCCTGTTTGACGAAATGTTCCTGATGAGCGTTGCAACATTGGGAGCTATTGCCATCCATGAGTTACCTGAAGCGGTCGCGGTAATGCTTTTTTATTCCATCGGTGAGTACATACAGGACCTTGCTGTCGGTCGGTCGCGTAGATCGATATCCTCTTTGATGGACCTCCGTCCGGATTCCGCGCGCGTTATCTCAGACGACGGAATGAGAGAAGTCAGTCCCGACGTTGTAGAGGTCGGTGCGATTATCGAGGTCCGGCCAGGAGAGCGTATCCCGCTTGATGGGGAAGTTACCCAAGGCGAATCGGCTGTTGATACATCCGCGCTTACCGGTGAGTCGGTCCCGCGATCGGTTGGGATTGGTGATACTGTACTTTCAGGTTTTGTGAACGACTCGGGAACGATACGGATCCGGGTTACTAAGCCATACAAGGAATCTTCAGTTTCCCGAATCCTTGAACTAGTGGAGGACGCCGCCGCCCGCAAGGCCCCCACAGAAAAATTCATTTCCAAATTCGCATCTGTCTATACACCGATTGTTGTCGGTCTTGCTGCGTTGGTCGCATTCTTGCCCCCCTTGTTTGTTCCGGGTGCCGTTTTGAGTGAGTGGGTCTACCGGGCTCTTGTTGTCCTTGTCATCTCTTGCCCCTGTGCTTTGGTCATTTCGGTACCGCTCGGTTATTTTGGGGGTATCGGAGGTGCGTCACGCAAAGGAATACTTATCAAGGGAGCAAACTACGTTGATGCCCTCAGGGATGTCTCTACAGTAGTCGTCGACAAGACGGGAACACTTACGAAGGGCGTCTTTAAGGTGACAAAGACGGTGCCGAGAAACGGCTTCACCGCCGATGATGTGCTTCGTTTGGCGGCAAGCGCCGAAGCCCATTCGACGCATCCGATTGCACGATCAATAAGGGAAGCATACAAACACAACATCGACATGGAGACAATCACTGATGTTAAAGAGGAAAAGGGTTATGGTGTGATCGCTCATGTAGGGGGTCGGAAGGTTATGGCCGGCAGTGATCGGCTCCTTCACCGTGAAAACATTGAGCATGGCGACTGCGACGCGGAAGGAACGGTAGTGTATGTGGTGTTGGATAAAAGCTACGTAGGGCATCTGGTAATTGCTGATGAGATCAAAGCGGAAGCCGCCGAGGCTATAGCTGACCTGAGGGCTGCCGGTGTACAGCGGGTGGTGATGCTTACTGGAGATAATGAAGCGGTTGCTCGCAGTGTCGCCGAGGTTGTCAAAGTTGATTTGTGGTATGCCGGGCTACTACCTGAAGATAAGGTGAGGATTGTCGAACAACTCTCTAAAGAGCTCCCGAAGGGGCAGCGATTGGCGTTCGTGGGAGATGGCATAAACGACGCTCCGGTTCTTATGCGTGCGGATGTCGGATTCGCAATGGGCGCACTCGGTTCGGATGCGGCTATAGAAGCTGCCGATGTGGTTCTTATGGATGACAAAGTCAACGGAATCGGCTCAGCGATACGTGTCGCCAAACATACCCGGTCGGTGGTCATGCAAAATATTTCCCTTGCGCTGCTAGTCAAGTTTGCCTTTCTGGCACTCGGTGCGGTCGGTTTCGCTACCATGTGGGAAGCGGTCATCGCGGATGTTGGGGTCTCCCTGCTTGCTGTCCTCAACTCGACACGGACGTTGCGGTATTCGCGACGAATCGGTGATGGACCAAAGTAA
- the hflK gene encoding FtsH protease activity modulator HflK: MNRKENTILVTIVANLLLVSLKFGLAIWSGSFALRASAWHSMGDVFISLFVLAGLIAGRWEAKRRHRVGLIENIVALVVSGFIFYVAYTIFIEVVLAGEQAGLRNPWLVALTSLLTIAVTYFIARLKNYVGKATNSPSLIASGYHSRMDMYASALVVTSLIASALGLGSLDLIVSLAVILLVLKSGWEIAASAIKALFSGGLLNLEEDNIARVRRHTKRFASIGIGALIIGIFLSGVYAIQPDERGIVRQFGQVVADVGPGLHYRLPLVSRMDRVALDRVRQLQTENTLVLTGDTNLIEVKVGVQYIVSDPNAFLFNVVNSEQLVEQEAESSVRQIVAQRSVDELLTTGRGEINNQAKNLTQALVDEHQAGLKIVNVQLLAVNPPSSVADAFRDVSSAREDRSTYINEAMAYRNEVIPSARGQAVGIIETARAEKTRKIDFAIGEAAGFESQLAAYLVAPGVTRTRLYLETLERVLPSVNKFIIDPTVRTDGTELWLTNPEATK, from the coding sequence ATGAACAGAAAAGAGAATACGATTCTGGTTACCATTGTTGCCAATTTATTGTTGGTTAGCCTAAAGTTCGGACTGGCGATTTGGTCCGGCAGTTTTGCATTGCGGGCAAGTGCTTGGCATTCCATGGGTGATGTGTTCATTTCCCTTTTTGTACTCGCAGGTCTGATTGCTGGTCGCTGGGAGGCAAAACGACGTCATCGCGTGGGATTAATAGAGAATATCGTTGCCTTGGTCGTCTCAGGATTCATTTTCTACGTGGCGTATACTATTTTCATTGAGGTAGTTCTTGCAGGCGAGCAAGCCGGACTGCGCAATCCATGGTTGGTGGCGCTTACGTCCCTACTTACGATTGCGGTAACCTACTTCATTGCCCGGCTTAAAAATTATGTGGGCAAAGCCACCAATTCTCCAAGTCTGATTGCAAGTGGCTATCATTCCCGAATGGATATGTACGCTTCAGCACTGGTAGTGACGAGTCTGATCGCTTCCGCTCTAGGTCTCGGTTCCCTGGATCTTATCGTCTCACTTGCTGTTATTCTGCTCGTCCTCAAATCTGGATGGGAGATAGCAGCATCGGCAATAAAAGCTCTCTTCTCTGGTGGTCTTCTCAATCTGGAGGAGGATAATATCGCTCGCGTGAGGCGCCATACCAAGCGCTTCGCATCTATCGGTATTGGGGCACTAATAATCGGGATATTCTTATCAGGCGTCTATGCCATTCAACCTGATGAACGCGGTATCGTTCGGCAATTTGGTCAAGTAGTTGCTGATGTGGGACCGGGTTTGCATTATCGATTGCCGTTGGTCAGCCGGATGGACCGGGTAGCTCTCGACCGGGTGAGGCAACTGCAGACCGAGAACACTCTGGTGCTTACCGGAGACACCAACCTGATCGAAGTCAAGGTGGGTGTCCAGTACATCGTATCGGATCCAAATGCATTCCTTTTTAATGTTGTGAACTCCGAGCAGCTTGTAGAACAAGAAGCTGAGTCATCCGTCCGACAGATTGTCGCGCAGCGAAGTGTTGATGAGCTTCTAACCACCGGAAGGGGGGAGATCAATAACCAAGCGAAGAATCTAACCCAGGCGCTGGTTGATGAGCATCAGGCTGGGTTGAAGATTGTAAATGTACAGCTACTCGCGGTTAATCCTCCCTCCTCGGTTGCAGACGCATTCCGTGATGTATCCAGTGCGCGGGAAGACAGGAGCACATACATCAATGAAGCGATGGCCTACCGAAATGAAGTCATCCCGTCTGCTCGGGGCCAGGCTGTTGGTATTATAGAGACCGCGCGGGCGGAAAAGACTCGAAAGATCGATTTCGCGATTGGGGAAGCGGCAGGCTTCGAGTCTCAACTGGCAGCCTATCTGGTTGCTCCCGGTGTGACCCGAACCCGTCTCTATCTCGAGACGCTCGAGAGAGTACTACCAAGTGTCAACAAATTTATCATCGATCCGACTGTACGGACCGACGGTACCGAGTTGTGGCTCACGAATCCTGAGGCAACGAAATGA
- the hflC gene encoding protease modulator HflC has product MRVFRYLIPALIAVSVIVVGLSLFQVDTTEYVIVTQFGKPVRAITEPGLYGKWPAPVQSVIRLDRRLQMYNVMETELLTKDKKNILVEAYTTWKIDDPLKFFTSVRDPSGANSRLSDIMSSELGVALSQYDLTNLVTTDPASMQLTTMTERITNQVALRVAPYGFSVTDVRLKMLNFPEANRQSVFQRMRAERQRIARQLRSEGTELATVIRAEAEAERTTILSEAQKQAERIRGEGEAEAIRIYAEAFGQDPEFYQFLRTLEAYDDVITPGTTLILPSDSELLKYLDADGTVVRPGA; this is encoded by the coding sequence ATGCGTGTGTTTCGTTACCTTATTCCGGCGCTGATTGCAGTTTCAGTCATTGTCGTTGGACTATCACTGTTTCAGGTAGACACTACTGAATATGTTATTGTTACTCAGTTCGGCAAGCCAGTCAGGGCGATTACCGAGCCAGGTTTGTATGGTAAGTGGCCTGCTCCCGTACAGAGCGTCATCCGACTGGACCGGCGCTTGCAGATGTACAACGTAATGGAGACTGAATTGCTTACGAAAGATAAGAAGAATATCTTGGTCGAAGCCTATACAACATGGAAAATTGACGATCCGCTAAAATTTTTCACGAGTGTACGCGATCCTTCGGGGGCTAATAGCCGTCTCTCTGACATCATGTCGTCTGAATTGGGGGTGGCTCTGAGCCAATATGACTTGACAAATCTGGTCACGACAGATCCCGCATCGATGCAACTGACGACCATGACAGAACGGATCACCAACCAAGTTGCACTTCGAGTGGCACCTTACGGATTTTCCGTTACAGATGTAAGGCTCAAGATGCTTAATTTCCCAGAGGCGAACCGACAGAGTGTTTTCCAGCGGATGCGTGCCGAACGTCAAAGAATCGCTCGGCAGCTACGATCCGAAGGAACTGAGCTGGCTACCGTCATCCGTGCTGAGGCGGAGGCTGAACGGACAACAATCCTATCTGAAGCCCAGAAGCAGGCAGAACGTATCAGGGGAGAAGGAGAAGCTGAAGCCATTAGAATCTACGCCGAGGCATTTGGCCAGGATCCGGAATTCTACCAATTCCTACGCACTCTCGAAGCCTATGACGATGTCATTACACCGGGAACGACGCTCATTCTTCCCTCCGACTCCGAGTTGCTAAAGTATCTCGATGCTGATGGCACAGTCGTCCGACCCGGAGCCTGA